Within the Legionella pneumophila subsp. pneumophila str. Philadelphia 1 genome, the region ATACCTGGACCATCATCTGCCACAAAAAACTCATAAAATGTGCCTTTATCCAAAACACCAATTTCAATTGTTCCTGTTTTACAATGATGATGTTTCATGCTATTTGCTATCAGATTAGAAAAAACCTGACTTAGAAGTAATTTGGCCGTTGGCAGTTGGGGCATGGATTCATGGACTATAATAGTAAATTGTTCATCATGGTTAAGAATATCTATTATTTCTTGAATTAACTCCTTAGTATCTACCCATTCTACCTCCATATTGACCCTGCCTGCCCGCGCATATTGTAATAAGCCATCTACCATCCCGCTCATACGACGGGTACGTTCTCTGAGCAATTGAAGATTTTTTCTGGAAAGAGAATCCAACTTATTTCCGCAATCCTCTTCAATCCACGTTGCCAATTGAATAATTGCCCTTAGCGGCGCTTTTAGGTCATGGGAAATAATGTATGAAAACTCTTCAAGATTCTGGTTACTTTTAATCAGCTTTTCTTCAAATTCTTTAATTTCTGTAATATCTTTTGAAATAATGACGTACCCTACTTTTTTTCCTTGCGAATCATAGCGGATAGTCATAGTAACGGAAGCAGTGAACTGGGACCCGTCTTTTCTGACTCTTTGAAATATTTCTTCCGCCTTTCCTTCCCGACGTACTGTTTGAAAAAACTTTCGTACTTTACCTGACTGGATATCTTCCACTGTATGCAAAATCTCAATGCTCTCTTTGTTCACTAATTCTTGAGCCTCGTAGCCGTAATTTCGTCTGGCCCCTTCATTCCAAACCAAGATGACGCCTTTCAAATTGATTGCAATGATTGAATATTCAATTGCGCTTTCCAATATGGTTTGTAAAGTACTTTTGGCATGCCGTTCTTCTTCTGTTTTAGCGATTTGCTGCTTTAATGCCTTGGTCTTCTCTTTTAATTTTTTACTTATTTCTTTTTGAGCCTTTAAACTCTCTTCCAGACGTTGGGCAAAACGGTATAACTCGGATATTTTTTTTTCACTTATTTCTTCAGCTTCTTTCCTTGCGCGTATCTCTCTATCAAGATGGCGTAACAATACTTCATAATCACTCATCAGGATCGCCTTTTGTTAATACAAATCTTACCTTAAAGCCTGTTTTTGCAGGCAGATTTTCACGAACAATAGTCATGTTTTCTTTATGATATTTAATACAACCTTTTATTAAACCTTCCGCAAAATCGGCCAAAGGACGCGAAGAAGTGTAAATCATTTCCATTTGATTTTGACTGTGATATTGGCATTCAAAATGGGGTAGTTCAGTATAGTCATACAATTTTTTCACTTCGAAATGAATATGTGTTTCAAGCGCTTCCAAAAATTGAAACACCGACTTTTTTTCCCTGAAAAATTGAGGATATTTTTTTGCAAAAACCTCAAACAAATACTCACCATATTCTTGTAAAATCACTGATGTTGGTTTGCCATTTTTCATAGCAAGCGCTTTAACCAATTGAAATAATTCTTTGGGAGAGTATGTACCGATAGACGTGTAGGCACCATGGGACTTCAAATGACTATCCATAATAATTTGATCTACCAGGGTGTAGGATTCACTTTTTTCTACAAAATTGAGAAATTCGTTGAATATGATTCCTTTCATAGACAAGATGTTTTATATCAATTGATTAATACTATAAGTATAGTCGTAAATTTGTCATCAATAATATAATCCTGACGCAAGCAGGAATGTTTTGCATTTTTTTGCTCATATTGATTAAACCATAAGGCCTTGCTCGCTCCTGCGTGGCGCTACACCATGTAAAGCGGGGAAATCTTGACCAACTACTTTTCTGATATTCCCCTGTTTGGAGGAGAAGAGAATCGTCTAGGTTAGCTGATTTGAAAAGGCAGGTAACTTGGACCAATCCGGATAAGTTAACTCCCATAATCGATAAATCTTTTCATCTTTATATTGGGCAATCAAAATGACTTCGATTCTCTTGACTGGCTCATTAGGTCGAGTGGTGGTAATAAATACCCGCCCAGCTATTTTTTCACCTTGCTCAAGGAAGGTCTCTTCATCGTATTCAACTTGATATTGAATTTCAGTCGCATAATACTGTTGATGCGAGCTTAGAAATTCATCATAGCCTGTCACTATATCATTGGTATAGAGCAGAAACTCCCCGTGGTAATATTCTGGAATAAGATTGGCGTTTTTCTTAATTACCATTTGAGTAAACATTTCTTTTAATTTTTGTATATACATTTTCTACTCTCAAATTAATTTTTCAAAATTATACAACAATTATTTAGCAATAAAACTGATCATTTTGAAAAATTACCCTCAGTATTGTTCATTAATTGAAGAAAGGTTACTATGAAATTGCATGGAAGTAATCATTAATACTGGATAATAGGAGAAAAGGAATGTCTCAATTCAATTTTTTTGAAAAAAACCAGGCTTTTGATGAAAACAATTTTGAACAAAAATTGCAGGATGCAATCAATCTGATAAAACAAAATCAATCTTTTGTTGCAAGATTAGTGCTCGATGCGATAAATTCCAATCAAGTCACATTAAGTACTTTCTATCAACTTACCCCAAATCATTACCAGAAAACGAAAACAATTATGAGAAAGGACTATCATACTATCCTTCCAAATACTTTCCCCCCTACAATTTCCGCAGTACGTAAAATTGAGAAAGAACTGGATGGCATTATTTATGATAATCAACATATTTATATCAGTTCGACAAAAAGCGTTGAAGAAATTGCCAAAACATTAATCCATGAAGTCTGTCATTTTTTAAATTCAGATCTTTACGATAAAGAAATGGAAACAGAAGAGTCAAAACAAGTCGGCTATAAAGATGAAGTAAGAGCATTTACAGCAGAAAAAATGTTTGAAAAAAATAAAGGCTACCTGCTCAGAAGCGATATAAACCAAATACATGAAACGGTTACCGAACTATATCCTGAATTCACCGATCCGGAAAACCCAATGTCAGGGTATATTTACAGCACTTTTGATAGCCCTTCTTAAGGGCTGTTTACATTTTGCCAGCTTGAGTCGAAAAGCCTTGATTTTCGAGCGCCGTAGTGGAACATAAAATGAAATAAGTTAAAAAATCTACGTATCTTCAAGAATATTAAGTATAATTGCTGTGAGTTTGAATTATAAAATAAATCCATTTTCTTATCTTAAACTCATAGCAATTAATAATTATAAAGATTATCCAGAGAGCCTGCATGTCAAAACAAGAAAATATCATTTCTCATAACACCGATTCATCTCTTCTGAATACTGTAATGCAGCAAATGAAGGAAAGAATAATAAACGAGGGTGATAAGCCACATGTCACGGTAGAAACTCAACTTAAGATTCTTCAAGAATTAAGCCAATTTGGGTTTGGTCAATTTCTAATAAAAAATCAGGGTATCAATGGTTATTGGACTCATTATATGTTGACTCATCCTTGGTTTGGAAGAAAGACGGGATTAAACAATAGTCGTGAGCCATTATCAAACATGGAATGTTTCTTGTTGGACAAAGCACCAACAATGTTAGCAACCCAACAGCGTTTCGAATTATTTTTGCAGGAAAATCAAAAAGCTCTGGTTAATGGCGCAACCCTTGCTTCTATCCCCTGTGGGATGTTAGGGGAATTACTTTATCTTGATTTCAATGGCATCAACAACATCCAACTGATGGGTATAGATTATGACCAGGCAGCATTAGAGGATGCCAATGCCTTGGCAAAAGAACGAAACCTGGACAGATTCACAACGCTTGTTTGTCGTAATGCCTGGGAGCTTAATATTCAAGAGGAATTTGATCTCATTTCCAGCAATGGGTTAAATATTTATGAACCAGACGATAACAAAGTTCTGGATTTATACCAGCAGTTTCATACAGCCTTAAAAAAAGGCGGGAAGTTAGTAACCAGTTTTTTAACTCCTCCCCCTCACCTGAGTTCACAATGCGAATGGATATTCAATAAAATTAACCCAGAAGATTTATTATTGCAGAGAATTATTTTTTCCGATATTTTAAATGCAAAATTCCAGTGTTATCGCTCATCGCAACAAACCCAGAAGCAACTCGCCTTGGCAGGCTTCAAGAATATTCATTTTCTATATGATGAAGCTCATCTCTTCCCAACCGTAATAGCTGAAAAATAGCAAGAAAAAGGAAATTGTTATC harbors:
- a CDS encoding lpg2461 family Dot/Icm T4SS effector, with the protein product MDNRRKGMSQFNFFEKNQAFDENNFEQKLQDAINLIKQNQSFVARLVLDAINSNQVTLSTFYQLTPNHYQKTKTIMRKDYHTILPNTFPPTISAVRKIEKELDGIIYDNQHIYISSTKSVEEIAKTLIHEVCHFLNSDLYDKEMETEESKQVGYKDEVRAFTAEKMFEKNKGYLLRSDINQIHETVTELYPEFTDPENPMSGYIYSTFDSPS
- a CDS encoding heme NO-binding domain-containing protein, encoding MKGIIFNEFLNFVEKSESYTLVDQIIMDSHLKSHGAYTSIGTYSPKELFQLVKALAMKNGKPTSVILQEYGEYLFEVFAKKYPQFFREKKSVFQFLEALETHIHFEVKKLYDYTELPHFECQYHSQNQMEMIYTSSRPLADFAEGLIKGCIKYHKENMTIVRENLPAKTGFKVRFVLTKGDPDE
- a CDS encoding sensor histidine kinase, which encodes MSDYEVLLRHLDREIRARKEAEEISEKKISELYRFAQRLEESLKAQKEISKKLKEKTKALKQQIAKTEEERHAKSTLQTILESAIEYSIIAINLKGVILVWNEGARRNYGYEAQELVNKESIEILHTVEDIQSGKVRKFFQTVRREGKAEEIFQRVRKDGSQFTASVTMTIRYDSQGKKVGYVIISKDITEIKEFEEKLIKSNQNLEEFSYIISHDLKAPLRAIIQLATWIEEDCGNKLDSLSRKNLQLLRERTRRMSGMVDGLLQYARAGRVNMEVEWVDTKELIQEIIDILNHDEQFTIIVHESMPQLPTAKLLLSQVFSNLIANSMKHHHCKTGTIEIGVLDKGTFYEFFVADDGPGIEPVYFEKIFRIFQTLKSKDEAETTGIGLTIVKKIVESQNGKIEVDSELGKGARFSFTWPKVPHQ
- a CDS encoding SAM-dependent methyltransferase, translating into MSKQENIISHNTDSSLLNTVMQQMKERIINEGDKPHVTVETQLKILQELSQFGFGQFLIKNQGINGYWTHYMLTHPWFGRKTGLNNSREPLSNMECFLLDKAPTMLATQQRFELFLQENQKALVNGATLASIPCGMLGELLYLDFNGINNIQLMGIDYDQAALEDANALAKERNLDRFTTLVCRNAWELNIQEEFDLISSNGLNIYEPDDNKVLDLYQQFHTALKKGGKLVTSFLTPPPHLSSQCEWIFNKINPEDLLLQRIIFSDILNAKFQCYRSSQQTQKQLALAGFKNIHFLYDEAHLFPTVIAEK